Proteins from a single region of Papaver somniferum cultivar HN1 unplaced genomic scaffold, ASM357369v1 unplaced-scaffold_11, whole genome shotgun sequence:
- the LOC113328551 gene encoding AAA-ATPase At3g28580-like — protein MERFFPYGFLHKIADKYIQRILRFTNFYVQISIDEYTGDLIDQKNQSYTYTEAYLNALALKRAMQLKAYTAKNSKKLVLDMVDYEMTIPDEFHGATFWWMLTNANEIDKPRKVEIDRRSLTITFHKRYRDIVIDRYLNHVMEKGKEVLEQNQQRKLYTNGSRDVWYKEEMWSHVVHNHPATFDNIAMDKAKKADIIEDLIAFSKAKDYYMKIGKAWKRGYLLHGPSGTGKSTMIAAISKFMNHDIYDLELKSVKGGNGELRKLLLDTSDRSIIVIEDIDCSIELTNKRKMKKNKKRNQDEEMWRDEMGVTLSGLLNFIDGLCSATAGERLIIFTTNHIEKLDPALIRRGRMDKHIDPSYCCFDGFKILAKNYLNIDEHPLFETIRRLIDETKITPADVAENLMPKSVNGDDYSEIFLGNLIQALEKQKVDARFKAEMEEVSEEEEGDEEEAYSNESGSGS, from the exons ATGGAGCGTTTCTTCCCATATGGTTTTCTACACAAAATTGCAGACAAGTATATTCAGCGTATACTTCGTTTTACCAATTTTTATGTTCAAATCAGCATTGATGAATACACAGGGGATCTCATTGATCAAAAAAACCAGTCTTACACTTACACTGAAGCTTATCTCAATGCTTTAGCATTAAAACGTGCAATGCAGCTCAAGGCGTATACTGCAAAGAACAGTAAGAAGCTTGTTCTTGATATGGTTGACTACGAGATGACTATACCTGATGAGTTTCATGGGGCTACATTTTGGTGGATGCTAACAAATGCTAATGAAATTGACAAACCAAGAAAGGTTGAAATTGACCGCCGGTCTTTAACGATAACGTTTCATAAGCGTTACCGGGATATTGTCATAGACAGGTATTTGAATCATGTCATGGAGAAAGGGAAGGAAGTCTTGGAGCAGAATCAGCAAAGAAAACTTTACACTAATGGCTCAAGAGATGTATGGTACAAGGAAGAGATGTGGAGCCATGTAGTACATAATCACCCTGCAACATTCGATAATATAGCAATGGACAAGGCAAAGAAAGCGGACATCATCGAAGATCTTATCGCATTCAGCAAAGCTAAAGACTATTATATGAAAATCGGCAAAGCTTGGAAACGTGGGTATCTTCTACATGGTCCGTCGGGCACTGGTAAATCTACTATGATTGCGGCAATATCCAAGTTCATGAACCATGATATTTATGATCTTGAGCTAAAGTCGGTGAAAGGAGGCAACGGTGAACTTCGCAAGCTCTTGCTTGATACATCTGATAGGTCGATTATTGTCATTGAAGATATCGATTGCTCAATCGAACTTACAAACAAGCGtaaaatgaagaagaacaagaaaagaaACCAAGATGAGGAGATGTGGCGTGATGAAATGGGCGTAACTCTCTCGGGGCTACTAAATTTTATTGATGGGTTATGCTCAGCCACTGCCGGAGAGAGACTTATCATATTCACCACTAACCATATTGAGAAATTGGATCCTGCACTCATTAGACGTGGTCGCATGGATAAGCATATCGA ccctagttactGCTGCTTTGATGGGTTCAAGATATTGGCTAAGAACTATTTGAACATTGATGAACACCCATTGTTTGAGACTATTCGTCGTTTAATTGATGAAACAAAGATTACTCCTGCCGATGTTGCTGAGAATTTGATGCCAAAAAGCGTGAACGGAGAtgattactcggaaattttcttgGGAAATTTGATTCAGGCACTTGAAAAACAAAAAGTGGATGCAAGATTTAAAGCTGAAATGGAAGAGGTCTCAGAGGAGGAGgaaggagatgaggaggaggcgTACTCAAATGAGTCAGGCTCGGGATCTTAG